Genomic window (Gelria sp. Kuro-4):
GATACGACCGAGTATGGCGTCGAGGGCGGCGACTTGCACCAGGAGGGCACTGCAGTCTGCTCCTTCTTCAATCATCTTTTCAACGCCGGTTACGTGGCCCTTAAGGGTGCGCAGGCGTTGCAGGATTTCTTTACAAGATGCTGGTCCCGGGGTGGTCAAGGCTTTTTCACCTCACGGTGGTGTGCCTCCGGCCGCTGGCCGGCGCGGCCGGGTTTTTTTCCTGGCACTCCCGGCAGTAACCGTAGAAGCGCAGCGAGTGGTTGACGATCTTAAAGCCGGTTTTCTCCCCTACCTGCTGCTCCAGATCCTCCAACAGGTCTTGGCTGAATTCAATGATGCGTCCGCACCCCAGGCAAACCAGGTGATGATGGTAGTGGGGAGCGTTGTCGGCTACCACCTCGAAGCGCTTGCACCCGTCACCGAAATCGGCGGCATGGATTATGCCAGCCATATTAAACAGCTCCAAAGTCCGGTACACCGTAGCCAGGCCGATGTCGCCTTCAGCTTCTTTAACCTTAAGATAGACGTCTTCAGCGCTGAGGTGCTTGTCCGACTCCTGAATCAGCGCTGCTAGGACGGCCTTGCGCCGGCGGGTCAAACGGATATTCTGTTCCTCCAACCGTTGACGCAGGACCGCCTGTAGATCCTTCACCTGGTTCACCTGTTTCTTTCCTTACTGACCCCAGTATAAGCCAGGTGAGAAGATAGTGTCAAGGCAGCGTAGGTCAATACGGATGAAAGAGGCCACTGCTCTTGGCCGGCGATGGTACCAGGTGCCGCCCGCGGCATGGGTGGTGTACGATGATTTTACTCTACCGCTGGTCTTCAACCGGGCGCACGCCCGGTTGCCTGTTTCCCAACTTTACCTGCCGGAAACGCTCGCTTTGCCAGGCTTTAAGTGCCGCGGCATCAGGCTCTTGCTCTCCCAAAAGCCGGGCCAGGAGATCAGCCCGCGCCGACTGTTCAGCGGCGGGCGGTGTACCGCCCGAGCTAAAGAAGCCTTGGAGAAACTGCACGCGCTCCTCGGGTGACAAGGTGTCAAGAAAAGACTTGTTCTGCCCGGGCATTGCTTCCCCTCCTTTTCGATTTCCTTTTTAGTGTGTCCGGTGCGGAGTTCTCTACCCGTCCAGTAACTGGCAGGGATAGTCGCGGCGCTCCGTGCCACACTAAAAAAAGATTCATAGGAAAGGAGGATGACCGTGAGTAAAACCGTGATCGGGATCTTTGGCAGTGAGGATGCGGCTCGGCGTGCCGTCGAGGAGCTCCGTAATTCCGGCTTTGGCACCAACGAGATTTCCATCGTGGCGCGCGAAGGTGCCGGCCGGGGCGGCGATGCCACCATGGGTATGGGCAACGACATCAGCGGCGGCGTCACCACCGGCGGCGTCCTCGGCGGCTTGGCCGGATTGGCGGCGGGAGCAGGTGCTTTGGCCATTCCCGGAATAGGACCGTTAATCGCGGCCGGCCCCATCGCCGGTCTTATTTCCGGGGCCGCCACGGGCGGGATCGCCGGCGGACTCCTCGATTGGGGTATCCCGGAAGAACGCGGCCGTTATTACGAGGGCAAGGTGCGCGAAGGCAAGATCCTGGCCACCATCCGCGCCGAAGACAACAAAGTGGATAAAGCCGCGCAGGTTCTACGCAACCAGGGTGCCACCGACGTGGAGACCCATTAAGCCTTACCACCCAGGCGCCGGCAAAGGCCGGAGATCACCCGGGCCGCCCTCTCGGCGGCCCTTTTGCTGAAGGCGCGAAAGTCCGCCGGCGCACCGCCGTCGGCGCGGTCGGAAATGGCCCGCAGGAGGGCGAACGGTCAGACATTCCTTAAGGACCTTCACCTCCACGTCAAGGGCTCCGAGGATACCGAACTTATTAATCACCATTACCCTTCTCCCCATCCGTACCATAAATGCTCAAGATATATCGGCCGTCTTGCCGCCGTAAGCCGAAAATGAGCCCTCTTTTTTTGAGGGTGCGGTTGAGCATGGTCACTAACCGGGGCACTTCTTCCGGCAGGCGAAAGTTGCCTTCGGCCAGCAGGGGAAGTGGTGCGTGCTTAGCCCACAGGTCCATAGCTTCCTTCCTTTCGCTGTTGACTTGGCGGGTCTTCTTTGCTATAATGGCATTGTCACAGGGGAGTAGCTCAACTGGCAGAGTAGCGGTCTCCAAAACCGCCCGCTGGGGGTTCGAGTCCCTCCTCCCCTGCCAGATATGCAGAAAGGCGGCGAGCAGCCGCCTTTCTGCATATCTGCTAGTGGCAGGTACTGCAACTCCCGCCGCTGCACGTGGCGCAGGAGCCGGAGCTGGAACCTTTCGCTCCTGCCCCGCCGATGGCAAAGGTGCTGTAAACGGGTTGGGTGTTGGTTCTGTGGCAGTGACTGCAGGCGGGGTGTTCGGGCTTGGCATTCATCGGTGCGCGCACCTCAAAGCGCTGGCCGCAGTCACGGCAGCGGTATTCGTAGTAAGGCATAGGACTCCGCCTCCTTAGGCTGTACGGCTTACAGCCTCATTATAGGGAAAGGGCCTGGCAACGTCAAGGGCGCGCAGGTTCCACCGTTCCGCTCGCCGGGTTCGGCCGGCGCGGTGCTTAGGGTTATTGACTTGCGCCCCGGTATGCGGTAAAATAAGCTGTGTCAGCGATCGGAGCGTGGCGCAGCTTGGTAGCGCACTTGGTTCGGGACCAAGGGGTCGCTGGTTCAAATCCAGTCGCTCCGACCATTTTGTGACCCTATGGTCAAGTGGTTAAGACATCGCCCTTTCAAGGCGGTAACGGGGGTTCGAATCCCCCTAGGGTCACCAAATGTGGGCCCATAGCTTAGCGGTAGAGCAGCCGGCTCATAACCGGTCGGTCCCAGGTTCAAATCCTGGTGGGCCCACCAAGGAAACTGTGTGGAGAGGTTCCCGAGTTGGCCAAAGGGGGCAGACTGTAAATCTGCTGGCGATGCCTTCGGTGGTTCAAATCCACCCCTCTCCACCAAGAAATAACGGCGCTAAGGGGCCCTGTCCCAGGGGCCCCTCTTTATTATGCCAGGCGCAGGGCCCGGTTGTAGCAATCCACCGCTTCTTCAGCACGCCCCAGATAATCGAGGCACATACCTTTGCCGCTGTAGTAAACCAGTTCTTCGGGCGTCAGGGCGAGCGCGCGTTCGTAAGCCGCCAGCGCCTCCTGATACTTTCCTTGTTTAAAGAGGCAGGCCCCTTTGTTCCCCCAGTAAACGGCGTTGTTAGGCTCAAGCTTAAGTGCCAGGTTGAAACACTCGGAGGCCTCGCGCATTCTGTTCAAGGCCATAAGACAAAGGCCGCGGTTGTTGAGCATGCCGGTGTCGGTCGGGTTGAGCTGCAAGACTTGATCATAGCACGCCAGCGCTTCTTTGTACCGCCCCAGCCGCGTGAGGCAGGAGGCCTTATTGTGCAGCAGGTTGAGGTCGTCACCTTCCACCCGCAGCGCCAGCTCGTAGCAGCGCAGGGCTTCTTCGTAACGGCCCAGTTTGCCCAGGCAAAAACCTTTGTTGTTGAGCAGGTTCGGATCGCGCGGGCGCCGCCGGAGGGCGCGATTGTAATACGCCAGGGCCGGATCGAACTGGCCTTCTTGGCCGAGCAGGAGGGCTAAATTACCCAGGATTACGGGATCGTCGGGCGTTAGCTTCAAGGCCTCGCGGTAAAGTCGGGCGGCTTCTTGGCGCCGGCCCAGGTTGCTAAGGCAGAGCCCTTCGTTGTTGAGCAGGGTGACGTCGGGTCCAATCGCTGCGCGCGCTTCTTCATAGACGGCGGCCGCTTCCGCGAACCCTGCGCCTGCCTCCAGCACCTGCGCCAGCGCCAGCCAAGCAGGTTTTAACTTGGGGTCTATCTCTACGGCCCGGCGAAAACAGGCTGCAGCCGGGCCGTCCTGCCCTTGTTGCTGGTAAACCGTACCCAGCAAGTGGATAAGGTACGCGTTCCCCGGGGCCCGGGCAGTAGCCTGCTCGAGCAAGGAGACGGCTTTGTCCAGGCTCCCCTGGTACTGGTAAACCACGGCCAACGCCGCCGGAATATCAGCCGCCGCGGGCTCAGCCGCCATGGCAGCGTGCAGCAGCTTGACGCCGCCTTCTACCCGGCCGGCGAACAGGGCCAGCTGGGCCAGGCGGAGCTGAACGCCCGTCCGGTTAAAAAACGATCGCCGGGACGGCTGGGTTCGGACGATGCGGCCGAGGGCGGCGGCTGCATCCGTACGGGAAAGAGCCCCTGCCTGTTGTTCGGGGGCGGCGGCTGCTGTAAAGGTAAAGCCGGCCTGAACCAAGGCGGCGGCCATTTTCTTGGCAGCCAGGTAACCGGCTACCCGCGTCCGGAAGAAACCGCCTGCTTCCTCTTCCCACCAGGCGGCTGCGGCGGCCAGTTCGGCGGCCGCAGGTTCACGGTAACGCCCGCGGTGGATCTTAACGCCCGTTAGCCTCGATTTCCCTATCCTCTTTTCCGTTACCAGCAGGGCGGTAACGGGAAAAACGTAAGGAGGCAGCTGCAGCCGGGTGCGCACCGCCGGGGCTTCGCCTAAGGCCTGAGGTAATAAGATGCAACTTAACCCCAGCTTCTCGGCGGCCTGTGCGGCAGCCTGCGCGCTCCGGGCGGTCAGACCGACACCGTAGATGAAACCTGCTAGGCCGGCGAGGGCAAAACCGGCTTCGTGAGGGCAGGTCTGCTTAAGGGCAAAGTAGTCCAGGCAAAAGACCATACCCACCGCTGCCTGCCGTGGCCAGTCGCATTCGGTTAAGCCGGCCAACCAGTCCCGGTCGGCGGGTTCTGTCAACACCACCACACTGGTGGCCGGTAGGTTCTCGCAACCGGGGAGCTTCTCCATGGCTGTGAGGAGTTCTTCCAGCCAGGGTAGTTCCTGAGCCGGCCTGTGCTCTTGCGGGGATGATCCGCTCACGCTCCAATCCCTCCCAATAAAAGGCAACACTGGGATTTATAGCCAAGTATTCGCCTTTTCGGAAGGGAAAACCTGCTGGAGCGAGAAATATGTTAGCGGTTTTTTTCCGCCATAAAGCGATCGGGCTCATACTGTTTCGACGGCAATTCCGGCCAGCCTTGCTCAAGGCCTTGGAGCAGGACTTCACCGGTGGCTGGATTGGTGGCGGCCGGAACGTAGTGCACGTCACAAAGGCGTAGCAGGGCGGTGATATCCGGCTCATGCGGTTGCGGGGTTAAAGGGTCGCGGAAGAAAAAGACGGCGTGCACCCGCCTGGAGGCGATCTCAGCCCCAATCTGCTGGTCTCCTCCCAGGGGTCCGGACTGGTAGCGTTCCACCTCAAGGCCGGTACGCTCTTGGAGCAGGCGCCCCGTATTGCCGGTGGCGATGAGCTGGGCCTGCGCAAAAAAATCCCGGTGCCGGGCCACAAATTCTGCCAGTTGGCTCTTCATGCGATCGTGAGCGATGAGCGCGATGCGCTTCATGTCTGTAACTCCTTTCAGGAGGTGAAGTTAGATGGCAAAAAGGATACCCGACCTGCTTGGGGCCCTGGCCGCGGCCTACCCTGCGGCGCGCACGGAACTGGTGTTTCACTCGCCCTTTGAGCTTTTGGTGGCTACCATGCTCTCGGCGCAGACCACCGACCGGCAGGTTAATCGCGTTACCCCGCTGCTCTTTGCCCGTTACCCTACCCCGGAGGCCCTCGCCGCTGCTGATCCGGAGGTGCTGGCCGGAGAGATTGCCGGCGTCGGTCTTAACCGGACCAAGGCCCGGCACCTGGTAAGCGCGGCCCAGCGGCTGGCCGCGGTCTTTCATGGTCAGGTGCCCCCTCGCCTGGAGGATTTACTGACGCTGCCGGGCGTCGGGCGCAAGACGGCCAAGGTGGTTTTGGCCAACGCTTTCGGTATCCCCGGCCTGGCGGTGGATACCCATGTTTTCCGCGTCGCCCGCCGGCTGGGCTTATCGGCGGGGAGGACGCCGCTGGAGGTGGAAAAGGATCTGGAGGCGCAGATTCCGCCCACCGCCTGGACAGCCACCCATCATCGCTTGATTCAGCACGGTCGCCGGGTGTGCCGGGCGCGCAACCCGCGCTGTGCAAGCTGCCCGCTGGGCGCTTACTGCTTGTTCCGCACGCAGCCGGAGAAATCAACCGACTAATTTTTCCGCCTGTTTCTGGGCCTCAGAAAGGATTTTGGCGCGGTCAAGCGTCGTCGGCCGGCCGTGCTCCAGGAGAATTCTCCCGGCAACGAGCACCGTATCCACATCACCGGCCCGCGCACTGTAAACCACGCGGGAGATGACGTCATGGCGCGGCACCAGGTGTGCCCGCCCTTCATCCAAGAGCACCAGGTCAGCCTGCTTACCTTCCTCCAGGCTGCCGATACGGGACTCCAACCCGAGGGCCTCTG
Coding sequences:
- a CDS encoding metal-sensitive transcriptional regulator; amino-acid sequence: MTTPGPASCKEILQRLRTLKGHVTGVEKMIEEGADCSALLVQVAALDAILGRIRDYLLEEQLESCLREAAHLPEEDRSRRVHEVVSTWSKLLNKK
- a CDS encoding Fur family transcriptional regulator, with product MNQVKDLQAVLRQRLEEQNIRLTRRRKAVLAALIQESDKHLSAEDVYLKVKEAEGDIGLATVYRTLELFNMAGIIHAADFGDGCKRFEVVADNAPHYHHHLVCLGCGRIIEFSQDLLEDLEQQVGEKTGFKIVNHSLRFYGYCRECQEKNPAAPASGRRHTTVR
- a CDS encoding general stress protein, coding for MSKTVIGIFGSEDAARRAVEELRNSGFGTNEISIVAREGAGRGGDATMGMGNDISGGVTTGGVLGGLAGLAAGAGALAIPGIGPLIAAGPIAGLISGAATGGIAGGLLDWGIPEERGRYYEGKVREGKILATIRAEDNKVDKAAQVLRNQGATDVETH
- a CDS encoding DUF4264 family protein, producing the protein MDLWAKHAPLPLLAEGNFRLPEEVPRLVTMLNRTLKKRGLIFGLRRQDGRYILSIYGTDGEKGNGD
- a CDS encoding zinc ribbon domain-containing protein — its product is MPYYEYRCRDCGQRFEVRAPMNAKPEHPACSHCHRTNTQPVYSTFAIGGAGAKGSSSGSCATCSGGSCSTCH
- a CDS encoding tetratricopeptide repeat protein is translated as MSGSSPQEHRPAQELPWLEELLTAMEKLPGCENLPATSVVVLTEPADRDWLAGLTECDWPRQAAVGMVFCLDYFALKQTCPHEAGFALAGLAGFIYGVGLTARSAQAAAQAAEKLGLSCILLPQALGEAPAVRTRLQLPPYVFPVTALLVTEKRIGKSRLTGVKIHRGRYREPAAAELAAAAAWWEEEAGGFFRTRVAGYLAAKKMAAALVQAGFTFTAAAAPEQQAGALSRTDAAAALGRIVRTQPSRRSFFNRTGVQLRLAQLALFAGRVEGGVKLLHAAMAAEPAAADIPAALAVVYQYQGSLDKAVSLLEQATARAPGNAYLIHLLGTVYQQQGQDGPAAACFRRAVEIDPKLKPAWLALAQVLEAGAGFAEAAAVYEEARAAIGPDVTLLNNEGLCLSNLGRRQEAARLYREALKLTPDDPVILGNLALLLGQEGQFDPALAYYNRALRRRPRDPNLLNNKGFCLGKLGRYEEALRCYELALRVEGDDLNLLHNKASCLTRLGRYKEALACYDQVLQLNPTDTGMLNNRGLCLMALNRMREASECFNLALKLEPNNAVYWGNKGACLFKQGKYQEALAAYERALALTPEELVYYSGKGMCLDYLGRAEEAVDCYNRALRLA
- a CDS encoding methylglyoxal synthase, which produces MKRIALIAHDRMKSQLAEFVARHRDFFAQAQLIATGNTGRLLQERTGLEVERYQSGPLGGDQQIGAEIASRRVHAVFFFRDPLTPQPHEPDITALLRLCDVHYVPAATNPATGEVLLQGLEQGWPELPSKQYEPDRFMAEKNR
- the nth gene encoding endonuclease III yields the protein MAKRIPDLLGALAAAYPAARTELVFHSPFELLVATMLSAQTTDRQVNRVTPLLFARYPTPEALAAADPEVLAGEIAGVGLNRTKARHLVSAAQRLAAVFHGQVPPRLEDLLTLPGVGRKTAKVVLANAFGIPGLAVDTHVFRVARRLGLSAGRTPLEVEKDLEAQIPPTAWTATHHRLIQHGRRVCRARNPRCASCPLGAYCLFRTQPEKSTD